From a region of the Haematobia irritans isolate KBUSLIRL chromosome 4, ASM5000362v1, whole genome shotgun sequence genome:
- the LOC142236331 gene encoding uncharacterized protein LOC142236331: MKIFLTILCLAPLIQYSLGDGQKDSYQVMKEMAANLKPMIQAVLNDMPTTTPYRKFKQDWEQVLHIYDEHKDGEKCVDKVNRIVQAFGNVIRNYLKRNTSAEEKEMLRLFNLHGFEAFTDKYGQLLQKARNPDYEVTDRC, from the exons atgaaaattttcctaacgATCTTATGTTTGGCTCCATTGATCCAG TATTCCCTGGGTGATGGTCAAAAGGATTCCTATCAGGTTATGAAAGAAATGGCAGCCAACTTAAAACCCATGATCCAAGCCGTACTCAATGATATGCCCACAACCACGCCCTATCGTAAATTCAAACAAGATTGGGAGCAAGTCTTACACATCTATGATGAACACAAAGATGGTGAAAAATGTGTCGATAAAGTCAATCGTATTGTCCAGGCCTTCGGTAATGTCATACGAAATTATCTCAAAAGAAATACCTCAGCCGAAGAGAAGGAAATGCTAAGACTTTTCAATCTTCATGGTTTTGAAGCATTCACTGATAAATATGGTCAATTGTTACAGAAAGCCAGAAATCCAGACTATGAGGTCACTGATAGATGTTAG
- the LOC142236218 gene encoding uncharacterized protein LOC142236218 has translation MKFILIILVLATVVQTVPRIQAYRVKRDSNEGKQFYSTMLSLIDELKVMIEGVLHDMPNTEAYARYKLKWNLFLEKYNHKAIDEECAIKIVEILEEFADFADDWRLGKLLSPECQTIKNLFLKYGYVELSEKFLPIIENLVIPEDVMEVQVQC, from the exons ATGAAATTCATTTTAATAATCCTCGTATTGGCTACAGTTGTTCAG actgtgCCTCGCATACAGGCCTATAGAGTCAAACGTGATTCGAATGAAGGCAAACAATTTTATAGCACTATGCTTTCTCTAATTGATGAACTGAAGGTCATGATTGAAGGTGTCCTCCATGATATGCCCAATACTGAAGCATATGCtagatataaattaaaatggaatctgtttttagaaaaatataatcATAAAGCCATAGATGAAGAATGTGCCATtaaaattgtggaaattttaGAAGAATTTGCTGATTTTGCTGACGACTGGAGACTGGGTAAATTGTTGAGTCCGGAGTGTCAAACCATTAAAAATCTGTTCCTCAAATATGGCTATGTGGAATTAAGTGAAAAATTTTTACCCAtaattgaaaatcttgtcattCCTGAAGATGTTATGGAGGTGCAAgttcaatgttaa